In Chaetodon trifascialis isolate fChaTrf1 chromosome 4, fChaTrf1.hap1, whole genome shotgun sequence, one DNA window encodes the following:
- the LOC139330749 gene encoding piggyBac transposable element-derived protein 3-like: protein MGIVELPSVDDYWAMTRVPQVANLMSSKRFRLMRRLVHFNDNTQIPGTVDRFFKIRPLFSFLNTAFRREPQTPKQSVDEVMVAYKGKTAGNLRQYIKNKPDKWGFKLFARASADGFIHDMVLYQGKTMLEAHGVPLMPKQRTLGATSQIVTALVNTMPPSPTTAIFADNYFTSLELVRYLKDKNCRYTGTVRDNRIGKPPLKSIKEMEKKAVPRGTCSYVTSDDGILALRWKDNKIVTLLSTDMGVEPTSSVHRYCSETKQKEEVSCPAVIKSYNSNMGGIDKSDMLVHLYHSPMKSKRWYMRLFVYAIDVSLTNAWVIYKRDCKALGVDGLSLMNFRIQVFRSASTQRPVMPRPRRSSASQLSLNTSVHVPQPVRGHRSHTPHTSVRFDLSLFHAPLYTTRQTCKHCSRKGRILRSNVLCIVCKVHLCLNAERNCFMKYHEAVG from the coding sequence ATGGGGATTGTTGAGCTGCCCTCAGTTGATGACTACTGGGCAATGACCAGGGTCCCCCAAGTTGCAAACCTCATGTCATCTAAGAGGTTCAGGCTGATGAGGAGGCTTGTCCACTTCAACGACAACACTCAGATCCCTGGCACTGTGGACCGATTCTTCAAGATCCGGCCACTGTTCAGCTTCCTGAATACTGCCTTCAGGAGGGAGCCACAAACCCCCAAGCAGTCTGTGGATGAGGTCATGGTTGCCTACAAAGGCAAGACAGCTGGTAACCTGAGGCAGTACATCAAGAACAAGCCAGACAAATGGGGATTCAAACTGTTTGCCAGGGCTTCTGCAGATGGCTTCATTCATGACATGGTGCTCTACCAGGGGAAGACTATGTTGGAGGCCCACGGTGTCCCCCTGATGCCTAAACAAAGAACTTTGGGTGCCACCAGTCAGATAGTCACCGCCCTGGTCAATACTATGCCCCCCTCTCCCACCACAGCCATTTTTGCAGACAACTACTTTACCAGCCTGGAGTTGGTGCGGTACCTCAAGGACAAGAACTGCAGGTACACAGGGACAGTCAGGGATAACAGAATAGGGAAGCCTCCACTCAAGTCCATcaaggagatggagaagaaggCTGTTCCTCGGGGTACCTGCAGCTACGTCACCAGTGATGATGGGATCCTAGCCCTCAGGTGGAAGGACAACAAGAttgtcactctgctgtcaacAGACATGGGAGTGGAGCCCACATCCTCAGTCCACCGGTACTGCAGTGAGACCAAGCAGAAGGAGGAAGTGAGCTGCCCCGCTGTCATCAAAAGCTACAATTCCAACATGGGTGGAATTGACAAGAGTGACATGCTGGTCCATCTCTACCATAGCCCCATGAAATCCAAGAGGTGGTACATGCGGCTGTTTGTATATGCAATTGATGTCAGCCTCACAAATGCCTGGGTCATCTACAAGCGGGACTGCAAGGCTCTTGGTGTGGATGGCCTGTCACTGATGAACTTTAGGATCCAGGTTTTTAGGTCTGCTAGCACCCAGAGGCCAGTCATGCCTCGCCCTCGAAGGAGCTCAGCATCTCAATTAAGTCTCAACACCTCTGTCCATGTTCCTCAGCCTGTAAGGGGACACCGTAGCCACACCCCACATACTTCTGTGCGGTTTGACCTGTCCCTTTTCCATGCTCCTCTCTACACCACCCGTCAGACCTGCAAGCACTGCAGCAGGAAGGGGCGCATCTTGAGGTCGAATGTGCTCTGCATAGTCTGTAAGGTCCACCTGTGCCTCAATGCTGAGCGCAACTGCTTCATGAAGTACCATGAAGCCGTTGGCTAA